The following coding sequences lie in one Nitrospira sp. genomic window:
- a CDS encoding class I fructose-bisphosphate aldolase — MSNRVQEIVSWYESDNAGTKTNIARLLNAGKLAGTGKLVILPVDQGFEHGPARSFAPNPGGYNPQYHFQLAIDAGCNAYAAPLGFIEAGASHFAGQIPLILKLNNHDVLHDEKDPLPSVTGSVQDALRLGCSAVGFTIYPGSSHCNPMYEQLRAIAAEAKSCGLAVVVWSYPRGSALSKEGETALDVVAYAAQIAAQLGAHIIKVKLPTAHLEQAAAKKVYEAEKIPAATLAERVRHIVQSSFDGRRIVIFSGGAKSDEKTVFDEVRAIRDGGGFGSIIGRNSFQRPKAEAVKFLNTIMALYAGEKP, encoded by the coding sequence ATGAGCAATCGGGTTCAGGAGATTGTGAGCTGGTATGAGAGTGACAATGCGGGCACGAAGACGAACATTGCCCGACTGCTGAACGCGGGAAAACTGGCGGGAACGGGCAAGTTGGTCATTCTGCCGGTCGATCAGGGATTCGAGCATGGCCCAGCGAGAAGTTTCGCGCCGAACCCCGGTGGCTACAATCCGCAGTACCATTTTCAACTGGCGATCGATGCCGGGTGCAACGCCTATGCGGCGCCGCTCGGATTCATTGAAGCCGGCGCCAGCCACTTCGCCGGGCAGATTCCGCTCATTCTCAAACTGAACAATCACGATGTGTTGCACGATGAGAAGGATCCTCTCCCGTCGGTCACGGGCAGCGTGCAGGATGCCTTGCGATTGGGCTGTTCCGCGGTGGGGTTCACGATTTATCCCGGCTCTTCTCATTGCAATCCGATGTACGAACAGTTGCGCGCGATCGCGGCGGAAGCCAAGAGTTGCGGCCTGGCCGTCGTGGTGTGGTCCTATCCGCGCGGGTCGGCGCTGAGCAAAGAGGGCGAGACGGCCTTGGATGTCGTGGCCTACGCCGCCCAGATTGCGGCCCAATTGGGGGCCCATATCATCAAGGTCAAATTACCCACGGCCCATTTGGAACAGGCTGCGGCCAAGAAGGTGTATGAGGCGGAAAAGATTCCTGCTGCGACGTTGGCCGAACGAGTGAGGCATATTGTGCAGAGTTCGTTCGATGGACGGCGGATCGTCATCTTCTCCGGCGGTGCCAAGAGTGACGAAAAAACGGTGTTCGATGAAGTGCGCGCGATTCGTGACGGCGGCGGATTCGGGTCGATCATCGGCCGGAACTCCTTCCAGCGGCCGAAGGCGGAAGCAGTAAAGTTCCTGAATACGATCATGGCATTGTACGCGGGCGAAAAACCATAA